In one Magallana gigas chromosome 7, xbMagGiga1.1, whole genome shotgun sequence genomic region, the following are encoded:
- the LOC105340735 gene encoding uncharacterized protein — MATASLTAEYAKSGKAGCKGCGKSIDKGELRIGYVGKANFGATAWYHYDCLWADTDSLKSVDASKSAKVLVQNYDSLKGEDKKKLDKDFPKFCKEASTKASKAEPKPKSDLAAEYAPSAKSNCKGCSKPIGKSTLRVGFPGKANFGATAWYHYDCVWKESVLLAPIDTSQSLEETVDGFEKLKNEDQTKLSSDLKKNCKAAAEKEPPLPPKMAADYAKSDKSECKSCATKIAKNALRVGFTGKANFGAVAWYHVDCLKKCPQEYSKGIKADKPLEELVDGFDKLNKDDQKKVEKEVKALASPTGAPKRKSEGEESAKASPAKKGRK, encoded by the exons ATGGCTACCGCGTCTCTCACTGCTGAGTACGCTAAATCTGGCAAGGCGGGCTGTAAAGGGTGCGGAAAGTCCATTGACAAGGGGGAACTCCGCATAGGATATGTCGGGAAGGCAAACTTCGGAGCTACGGCGTGGTATCACTACGATTGTTTATGGGCTGATACAGACAGTCTTAAATCGGTCGACGCGTCCAAATCGGCAAAGGTTTTGGTGCAAAATTACGACAGTCTGAAGGGTGAAGACAAGAAGAAACTGGATAAAGATTTTCCCAAGTTTTGCAAGGAAGCATCCACAAAAGCAAGCAAAGCTGAACCTAAGCCGAAATCTGATTTGGCGGCAGAATATGCACCGTCTGCCAAGTCTAACTGTAAAGGATGTTCAAAACCCATCGGCAAGTCCACGCTGCGCGTGGGATTCCCAGGTAAGGCAAATTTCGGCGCCACTGCCTGGTATCATTATGACTGCGTGTGGAAGGAAAGTGTTCTTCTAGCACCTATTGATACTTCTCAAAGTTTAGAAGAAACTGTGGATGGGTTCGAAAAACTGAAAAACGAGGACCAGACAAAACTTAGCAGCGATCTGAAGAAAAACTGCAAAGCAGCCGCAGAGAAAGAGCCCCCTTTGCCGCCAAAAATGGCTGCAGATTATGCGAAGTCTGACAAATCGGAGTGCAAAAGCTGCGCCACAAAAATTGCCAAGAATGCCTTACGTGTAGGGTTCACTGGCAAGGCAAACTTTGGGGCCGTGGCATGGTATCATGTAGATTGTCTGAAGAAATGTCCACAAGAATACTCGAAAGGAATTAAGGCAGATAAACCATTGGAAGAACTTGTCGATGGCTTCGACAAACTGAACAAAGATGATCAAAAGAAAGTAGAAAAGGAAGTGAAAGCTTTGGCTTCTCCTACAGGAGCACCAAAACGAAAATCTGAGGGCGAAG AAAGTGCAAAAGCGTCTCCCGCGAAGAAGGGCAGGAAGTAG